The DNA region CCGACTATACTTGCAGGCGAGACGCAGGCGCGAAGGCCCTCAGGGCTTCTCATTCCACCAGTTCGCGGTTCGCTTGCCCGGCCTACCCGCGAACTGGCCCTGCGTTCTCGCCTGGGTGAGCCGTTGGCGCGGCTCACCCAGTTTCTTGGGACCTTTTTCCTATTGAGCGCACAAGCGATTCATTGTAGAATGAAGGCGAACAGGGAGGCAGGGTGCCTTCGGGCATCCAAGTACGTAGCCATCGTTAACAACACTCCGCATCCTACCTGTTCGCAACGTAGAAGGGCTGACCGTTTGGGGGGGCGGTCAGTCCTTTTACTTTGGGGACCGGCCGACCCCGCACGCACACAAGCGCGCTCGCCCTTCGGGGAAAAACGCTGCCCGCAAATCCTCAGGCTAATCGCCCCGCCAGCGGTATGCGGGGACTTCTCTGTGGTGTTCTCTCCCACGGACGCTCCCAGGGTTTTTGAGGCAGGAGACAGGCGACACCTGCCTCCTGCCTCACGCACACCACCCATGCCACCGTATCCATGATAGCACAAATCCGGCCCGCTGTGTAGACCCAAGCGTACCGGATTTGTGAGTACCTTCGTACCTTTCGCTGCGGAGACGGCTATTTCGTCCGCTTCTTCCACCGCACTTTGGGCAGCGGGATGTCGCCTTGCACGGCCGCCATGACGGCCTCGGCGCGATTGTTCACCCCCATCTTCTGGTACAGCACCGACAGGTTGTTCTTCACCGTCTGCTCCGAAAGCGCCAGGTGCGCCGCGATCTCGCGGTTGGTGGCACCCTCCGCGATCAGCGCCAGGAGCACCCGCTCGCGCTCGGTCAGGCTGGCCTTTGAGAACCCCGCGCGCTCCTGCGACAGACGCCGGTACTCCTCCAGGAGCCGCGACGTGCTCGCCGGATCCAGCGACGCCTGGCCCTTGGCCGCGGCCCGCACCGCAGACACCACCGACTGGGCGTCGGCGGCCTTCAGCACGTAACTGCACGCGCCCGCCCGCAGGGCTTCCAGCAGCAGTTGTGGATCATCGTGCATCGTAAGCATGACCACCCGCGTGTTCGGGTACTGCTCCACGATGCTGCGGCAGACGCGGATACCGTCCATGCCCGGCAGGCCGATGTCCAGCAGCACCACATCGGGCTGCTTGCCCATCTCCTCCAGGGCCTGCTGCCCCGTGCCTGCCTCGCCCACCACTTCCAAATCCGGAATGTGGTTGAGCAACTCGCGCAGGCCATCGCGGAACACCGCATGATCATCCACCAACAAGACGCGAATCATCTCCTCCTTGTCCCCCCGACTCTACAGGTTACTCAAAGGTAGCGATACCGTTATGCATGTGCCTTTGCCCGGCGCCGATGCGATGCTCATGTCGCCCCCCGCCGCCTGGACGCTCTCCCGCAGCGTTCGGAGCCCCATGCCACGAGACAGGGCCCCCGCGTCGGGGTCAAACCCCTGGCCGTCGTCCTCAACTACAAGGGCCACGCGATTGGCCTCTACCCGAAGCGACACGCGCGCCGAGGCCGTAGCGGCGTGCTTGCGGATGTTGTTCAGGCACTCGCTCACGGCGCGGTACAGGAGGCCTTCCGCCCGTGGCCCCAGGCGCGGAAACGGCTCCGCCGTGTCCAGCGTTACGGCAATGCCGTGCTGCTCGGCCTGGGTCTCCAGCAACCTGCGGAGCGCGGGCAGGAATCCCTGCTCTTCCAGTTCCACGGGCTTCAGGGCGTGGAGCACGCGCCGCAACTGGGTGATGGATCGCTGGAGCGCCGCGATGATCCAGTCCATCTCGGCGGCGGCGCGGTCCGGGTCCGAATCCAGGAACGTGCGCGCCAATTGCGCCTTGACCAGGATTGCCGACAAGTCGCCGCCGACGCTGTCGTGCATCTCCGTAGCGACGCGGTTGCGCTCCTTCAGGATGCCGAGTTCCTCCGAGCGGCCCAAGAGGCGCGCCTTCTGGATGGCGGCCGCGACCAGGTTCCCGAACAGCCCCAGCAACTCCAGGTCGTCCTCTCCGAACGCGCCTTTCTCCGCGCTGCGCAGCGCCGTAAAGACGCCGATGAGTTCATCCTGCGTCCGCAGAGGCACAGCCGCGGCAAACCCGTAGAAGCCGACTCGGACAAGCCGCAAACTGCGCGCCACGGGCTTCCCCTCGCTGGCGGCTTTCCCCCAGACTCCTCGCCCCGCCGGCACGGCCAGCGGGAAGTGTTCGGCTTCGGCCAGCGCCGCCGACAGCAGTTTGAGCAGCCCGTAGCGGCGCACGTGCTCGTGGATGGCCACCGCGTCGGCACGGAAGAGTTCCCGCCCTGCATCCGCCGCCAGGATGGCCACAGCGTCCGCCGTCGGCAGTTCCATCAGGCGCAGCGAAATGCGGTGCAGGTCGCGAAGGCGCGCCGCCGATGCGGCCAGTTTCCGGTAGGATTGGGCCTGGCTCAAGGCGCTCCCCAGCGACCCCGCCAGCATCTGTGCCAGGCGGCGATCCGAGTCGCTCCACTCGCGCGGGACCGTGTCGTAGAGCGAGAGCACGCCGAACCCCTTGCCGCCGACGAAAATCGGCACAATCATGGCACTCTGGATGCTCGCTTGTTGGGCCGCCTCCACAACCTGGGGGGCGCCGGTGTACTCTTCGGCTCGGGTGATGACGACCGGAGAGCCGGTCTTCAGGGCGCGGTGGGCGGGGGCGCTGGGCGCGTTTGCCTCCACCGAGCGGACGACCTCCTCGGGCACGTTGTGGCGGGCGATGCACCGCAGGCCCCTCCCGCGCTCGTCGGCTTCATAGACGGCGCACGCCGACACCCGCAGCGCCCTCTCCACGGCTATGAGGGCCGACTTGAGCAACTTGCTCATGTCGCTGTGCTCACTCACGAAGAGAGAAACCTGATGCAGGGCCTCCATCTCCATGCGCATCTGCTGGCTGGACGCG from Chloroflexota bacterium includes:
- a CDS encoding response regulator transcription factor, with the translated sequence MIRVLLVDDHAVFRDGLRELLNHIPDLEVVGEAGTGQQALEEMGKQPDVVLLDIGLPGMDGIRVCRSIVEQYPNTRVVMLTMHDDPQLLLEALRAGACSYVLKAADAQSVVSAVRAAAKGQASLDPASTSRLLEEYRRLSQERAGFSKASLTERERVLLALIAEGATNREIAAHLALSEQTVKNNLSVLYQKMGVNNRAEAVMAAVQGDIPLPKVRWKKRTK
- a CDS encoding GAF domain-containing sensor histidine kinase; translation: MMEREAAAATPPRKGTRRGDSPTLREAALPYEAQADAGERLLAWLGRAQAAVAAAQSLGEALEAILDFALEGLDWEAGVLCPLGTAAGKTPDALRRLPASTAGEMRAYALAAFAAGRPAGSSVIVNPDDVPASFREGFRQVALVPVFLGGARPEAILAAATEADAPPSRAHVLFLEAIASLLAWALDYDALRASSQQMRMEMEALHQVSLFVSEHSDMSKLLKSALIAVERALRVSACAVYEADERGRGLRCIARHNVPEEVVRSVEANAPSAPAHRALKTGSPVVITRAEEYTGAPQVVEAAQQASIQSAMIVPIFVGGKGFGVLSLYDTVPREWSDSDRRLAQMLAGSLGSALSQAQSYRKLAASAARLRDLHRISLRLMELPTADAVAILAADAGRELFRADAVAIHEHVRRYGLLKLLSAALAEAEHFPLAVPAGRGVWGKAASEGKPVARSLRLVRVGFYGFAAAVPLRTQDELIGVFTALRSAEKGAFGEDDLELLGLFGNLVAAAIQKARLLGRSEELGILKERNRVATEMHDSVGGDLSAILVKAQLARTFLDSDPDRAAAEMDWIIAALQRSITQLRRVLHALKPVELEEQGFLPALRRLLETQAEQHGIAVTLDTAEPFPRLGPRAEGLLYRAVSECLNNIRKHAATASARVSLRVEANRVALVVEDDGQGFDPDAGALSRGMGLRTLRESVQAAGGDMSIASAPGKGTCITVSLPLSNL